The proteins below come from a single Roseiflexus sp. RS-1 genomic window:
- a CDS encoding nucleotidyltransferase family protein, whose product MKNIHLSPECIAAFCRKHGIRQLAVFGSALRDDFRPDSDVDILVEFEPDRIPTLFDIAGMEQELSMLLGGRTVDLRTPEDLSPYFRSQVIAEAEVQYAAG is encoded by the coding sequence ATGAAAAACATCCATCTCTCTCCTGAATGTATTGCAGCATTCTGCCGGAAGCACGGCATCCGGCAGCTGGCGGTCTTCGGTTCAGCGTTACGGGACGACTTCAGGCCGGATAGTGATGTGGATATTCTGGTCGAGTTCGAGCCAGACCGCATTCCTACCCTCTTTGATATTGCTGGCATGGAACAGGAACTCTCAATGCTGTTGGGAGGACGAACGGTTGACCTGCGCACGCCGGAGGATCTCAGTCCGTATTTCCGAAGTCAAGTCATCGCTGAAGCAGAAGTACAGTATGCAGCCGGATGA
- a CDS encoding WS/DGAT/MGAT family O-acyltransferase produces the protein MAQASHPLSAVDSAWLHMDDPTNLMMVTGVALLDGPIDVERCYKTFESRLLSFDRFRMRVTDHRDALNAPRWEPDPYFSLRSHIHRVALPSPGDMTTLQEFLGDLASTPLDRTKPLWQVHLVENVLGGSAIVMRFHHCIGDGTAMNTVMHRLMDTTPDAPIERPTPHSNHDHTLGPLLEPLVSTIEGTIKLADDLVHEGMEFLRHPEHLLDLPAQAASGALALSRVLLLSPETKTPFKGPLGVQKRVAWSAPVPLDQVKQIGKVAGAKVNDVLLAAVAGALRAYLIGRNFKVDGLEIRAVIPVDLRPPSRAHDLGNEFGLVFLSLPLGTPGPVMRLAEVKQRMEALKRSPEAYVFYGLLNFFGRTPAQVEEQAVNLFGSKATAVMTNVRGPTEQLYLAGNRIKNIMFWVPQSGRLGMGISIMSYCGQVTLGVITDTGLVPDPQTITEAFEREFHVLYDAIVAKEHGIESAS, from the coding sequence ATGGCTCAGGCTTCCCATCCTCTCAGCGCCGTCGACAGCGCCTGGTTGCATATGGACGATCCGACCAATCTGATGATGGTTACCGGAGTTGCGCTGCTCGATGGACCGATTGATGTCGAACGCTGCTACAAGACGTTTGAGTCGCGTTTGTTGTCTTTTGATCGCTTTCGCATGCGGGTGACGGATCACCGTGATGCGTTGAACGCTCCCCGGTGGGAACCTGATCCTTATTTCTCGCTCCGCTCCCATATTCACCGGGTGGCGCTGCCATCGCCCGGTGATATGACCACTCTTCAGGAATTCCTCGGTGATCTGGCAAGTACGCCGCTCGACCGCACCAAACCACTCTGGCAGGTGCATCTGGTCGAGAATGTCCTCGGTGGCTCAGCGATTGTGATGCGCTTCCATCATTGCATCGGCGACGGCACTGCCATGAACACGGTGATGCACCGGTTGATGGATACCACGCCTGATGCGCCGATCGAGCGCCCGACGCCGCACTCCAATCATGACCACACACTCGGTCCGTTGCTGGAGCCGCTTGTCTCGACGATTGAAGGAACGATCAAACTGGCGGACGATCTGGTTCACGAAGGGATGGAGTTCCTCCGTCATCCCGAACATCTGCTCGATCTACCGGCTCAGGCAGCCAGCGGGGCGCTGGCGCTGAGTCGGGTGTTGCTGCTGTCGCCCGAAACAAAGACGCCGTTCAAGGGACCGCTCGGCGTGCAAAAGCGCGTCGCCTGGTCGGCGCCTGTACCCCTGGATCAGGTGAAGCAGATCGGGAAGGTTGCTGGCGCAAAAGTGAATGACGTGCTGCTGGCAGCCGTAGCAGGGGCGCTGCGCGCCTATCTGATCGGGCGCAATTTCAAGGTGGACGGACTGGAGATCCGCGCGGTGATTCCGGTCGATCTACGACCGCCGTCGCGCGCTCACGATCTGGGGAATGAGTTCGGACTGGTCTTCCTGTCACTGCCGCTGGGAACGCCCGGTCCGGTCATGCGGCTCGCCGAGGTCAAGCAGCGGATGGAGGCGCTCAAACGCTCACCCGAAGCGTATGTCTTCTACGGTCTGCTCAATTTCTTCGGGCGCACGCCAGCGCAGGTGGAGGAGCAGGCGGTCAATCTCTTCGGCAGCAAGGCGACTGCCGTAATGACCAATGTGCGCGGTCCGACGGAGCAACTGTATCTGGCCGGCAATCGGATCAAGAACATCATGTTCTGGGTGCCGCAATCCGGGCGACTCGGCATGGGGATCAGCATTATGAGTTACTGCGGACAGGTGACGCTTGGGGTGATCACCGACACAGGGCTGGTTCCCGACCCGCAGACCATAACTGAGGCGTTCGAGCGAGAGTTCCACGTGCTCTATGATGCTATCGTGGCGAAAGAGCACGGCATCGAATCGGCTTCGTGA
- a CDS encoding alpha-amylase family glycosyl hydrolase — protein sequence MSHDRRYRWTALFALFGLVIATFALPGAPRVVRASDTPTPASVTIAGSFQSELGCPGDWQPECTVTRLVYDATDQVWQATFTIPAGSWEYKAALNGSWDENYGANAQRNGSNIALSLSSPAPVRFYYDHETHWVTSNRNTRIVTAPGDYQSELGCPGDWQPDCLRSWLQDPDGDGTFSATVTGLPAGHYQFKIAIDENWSENYGAGSTPGGANIPFSVPAPGYRVTFRFVSATNTPSVTVVSSGAQPDNNVEWDGVRHDSRDPLYRTPGGAVPAGTPVTIRLRTFHNDVTSVRLRVYDLNASAQRFYDMAPAATDVACYQEGLDGKTCDFWEVTLNEASPNNLWYRFIVTDGSDTDYYDDNTPALDGGLGGMTDDQEDHSWALMFYDPAFTVPEWAKNAVIYQIFPDRFRNGDPRNDPRTGDSRYDDPVIALPWGELPEGYCRNYSDAATNCPWRFDDTPPSWSPTKESPRGRDYYGGDLRGVIGRLDYLKNLGVTVIYFNPIFHAKSNHRYDTYDYFRIDPALGTLADFRRLVREAERRGIRVIVDSVFNHMSSDSPQFDRYGYYATLGACESAASPYRDWFRFRRPGPGEPSPCAPSTPGGDDTYYVGWFGFDSIPEIRKENPAVLNYFVIGPNSVSRYWLRQGASGWRLDVMGDSSFPPDYWTTFRTVVRETRHDALIIGELWQKDSTLLRHLRGDTADTTMNYRLRDAIIGLLTPGPFDSKGFADSGRQITPSEFANRISSIREDYPDAAYLTLMNLVGSHDTERILWTLTPGAETRADKEFNAANLANGKQRLRIASLIQFTMPGAPTIYYGDEVGVTGDDDPDDRRTYPWVETGGNPDRSLLRHYSDLARIRHHYRSLHAGNLRFLMADDAAGTVAYARISGDDAAIVAINRSSQSRTVDIPVAGVVPDGTAFFPSYCVANDQLKDWLNVQNGTVRVTLNPMSAVLLTSYLADLTPPPVPTSLRVTGEGDGQVSLAWNSVPGAAGYNLYRSPLSGGGFVKVNNAPLSATAYTDAGLRNARDYFYVVTSLDEKGNESAFSNEVQAMPRLQIGWANLQWPPSITHTISAINRTPLIFGQVWIDGVTNRPGATEGLRAQLGYGPRDSDPAGNPAWIWIEAEFNVDAGNNDEFKASLLPDQTGDFDYAYRYSTTNGREWTYADLDGIGNGYSPSQAGKLTVVASSDTTPPATPTGLTVVTASPAGITLRWNAVTGDPTLYGYEVRRSSVAGGPYTTIATVTGVEYTDTSITQGATYYYVVRAVDTSFNRSANSAEVAATAELRTVSVTFTVTIPPTTPAGSTVYIAGFLDRLDGNLPQWNPGGVALTQTGPNQWSITLTGKETTQIEYKYTLGSWDYVEKGAACDEIANRQLTLTYGVSGVQIVNDSVPNWRNVAPCGN from the coding sequence ATGAGCCACGATCGTCGCTACCGCTGGACTGCGCTGTTCGCCCTGTTTGGTCTGGTTATCGCTACCTTCGCTCTCCCCGGCGCACCACGTGTGGTGCGCGCCTCCGACACTCCCACACCCGCATCGGTCACAATTGCCGGCAGTTTTCAGAGTGAACTGGGTTGCCCCGGCGACTGGCAGCCTGAATGCACCGTCACCCGCCTGGTGTACGATGCAACTGATCAGGTCTGGCAGGCGACCTTTACAATTCCTGCTGGCTCATGGGAGTACAAGGCAGCGCTGAATGGATCATGGGACGAAAACTATGGCGCGAATGCGCAGCGCAATGGTTCCAACATTGCCCTGTCACTCAGTTCACCCGCCCCTGTCAGGTTCTACTACGACCACGAAACGCACTGGGTCACCAGCAACCGCAATACCCGCATCGTCACCGCGCCCGGCGACTACCAGAGCGAACTGGGTTGCCCTGGCGACTGGCAACCGGATTGTTTGCGCTCCTGGTTGCAGGACCCTGATGGCGATGGAACCTTCAGTGCGACGGTAACCGGTCTGCCCGCCGGTCATTACCAGTTCAAGATCGCCATCGATGAGAATTGGAGCGAAAACTACGGTGCTGGCAGCACTCCTGGCGGGGCGAATATTCCGTTCAGTGTGCCTGCACCTGGCTATCGGGTGACGTTCAGGTTCGTTTCGGCGACCAACACGCCGTCGGTGACGGTCGTCAGCTCCGGGGCGCAGCCGGATAACAATGTCGAGTGGGATGGCGTGCGCCACGACTCGCGCGATCCGCTCTACCGCACGCCGGGTGGAGCGGTTCCAGCCGGGACGCCGGTCACCATCCGTCTGCGCACCTTCCACAACGATGTGACGTCGGTTCGTCTGCGGGTGTACGACCTGAATGCCAGCGCGCAACGGTTTTACGATATGGCGCCTGCCGCAACCGACGTGGCGTGCTATCAGGAAGGTCTTGACGGTAAAACCTGTGACTTCTGGGAGGTGACACTCAACGAGGCGTCGCCGAATAATCTCTGGTATCGGTTCATTGTGACCGATGGCAGCGATACAGATTATTACGACGACAATACCCCTGCGCTCGATGGCGGTTTGGGCGGAATGACCGACGATCAGGAGGATCACAGTTGGGCGCTGATGTTCTACGATCCGGCGTTTACCGTGCCGGAGTGGGCGAAGAACGCCGTGATCTACCAGATCTTCCCGGATCGCTTCCGCAATGGCGACCCGCGCAACGACCCGCGCACCGGCGACAGCCGGTATGACGATCCGGTCATCGCGCTGCCGTGGGGGGAGTTGCCTGAGGGATACTGCCGCAACTACAGCGACGCCGCCACCAACTGCCCGTGGCGCTTCGACGACACGCCGCCGTCATGGAGTCCAACGAAGGAGAGTCCACGTGGACGCGACTACTATGGCGGTGATCTGCGCGGTGTGATCGGCCGGCTCGATTACCTGAAGAATCTCGGCGTGACGGTGATCTATTTCAACCCGATCTTCCACGCGAAGTCGAACCACCGCTACGATACCTACGACTACTTCCGCATCGATCCGGCGCTCGGCACACTCGCCGACTTCCGGCGTCTGGTGCGCGAGGCGGAACGGCGCGGCATCCGCGTGATCGTCGATAGCGTCTTCAACCACATGTCATCGGATAGTCCGCAGTTCGACCGCTACGGGTACTACGCCACCCTCGGCGCGTGTGAGTCGGCTGCATCGCCCTACCGCGACTGGTTCCGTTTCCGCCGACCCGGACCGGGCGAACCGTCACCCTGTGCGCCATCGACTCCAGGCGGCGACGATACCTACTACGTCGGCTGGTTTGGCTTCGACAGCATTCCGGAGATACGGAAAGAAAATCCGGCGGTGCTGAACTATTTCGTGATCGGACCGAACAGCGTGTCGCGCTACTGGTTGCGCCAGGGAGCGAGCGGATGGCGCCTCGATGTGATGGGTGATTCGTCCTTCCCGCCGGACTACTGGACCACCTTCCGCACGGTGGTGCGCGAAACGCGCCACGATGCGCTGATCATCGGCGAGTTGTGGCAGAAAGATAGCACGCTGCTCCGACATCTGCGCGGCGATACTGCCGACACAACGATGAACTACCGTCTGCGCGATGCGATCATCGGCTTGCTGACGCCAGGACCTTTCGACTCGAAAGGGTTCGCCGACAGCGGACGCCAGATCACGCCGTCGGAGTTCGCCAACCGTATCAGTTCCATTCGTGAAGACTACCCCGACGCTGCCTATCTGACGCTGATGAACCTGGTCGGCAGCCACGACACCGAGCGCATCCTGTGGACGTTGACGCCGGGCGCCGAGACCCGCGCCGATAAGGAGTTCAACGCCGCCAATCTGGCGAACGGCAAACAACGCCTGCGGATCGCTTCGCTCATTCAGTTCACCATGCCCGGCGCTCCGACGATCTACTACGGCGATGAGGTTGGCGTCACCGGCGATGACGATCCCGATGACCGGCGCACCTATCCGTGGGTGGAGACCGGCGGGAATCCCGATCGATCGCTGCTGCGTCACTACAGCGACCTGGCGCGCATCCGCCATCACTACCGCTCGCTGCACGCCGGCAATCTCCGCTTCCTGATGGCAGACGATGCTGCCGGAACGGTTGCCTATGCGCGCATCAGCGGCGATGACGCGGCAATTGTGGCGATCAATCGCAGTTCGCAATCGCGCACGGTTGATATTCCGGTCGCTGGCGTTGTTCCCGACGGTACGGCTTTCTTCCCTTCGTACTGCGTTGCCAATGACCAGTTGAAGGACTGGCTGAATGTTCAGAACGGCACAGTGCGGGTGACGCTCAACCCGATGAGCGCCGTGCTGCTGACCAGTTACCTTGCCGATCTGACGCCGCCGCCGGTTCCGACCAGCCTGCGGGTGACGGGTGAGGGCGACGGGCAGGTAAGCCTGGCGTGGAACAGCGTCCCCGGTGCAGCCGGATACAACCTCTACCGCAGTCCGTTGAGCGGCGGCGGTTTCGTGAAGGTCAACAATGCGCCGCTGAGCGCAACCGCCTACACCGACGCCGGGCTGCGCAATGCGCGCGACTACTTCTACGTCGTCACATCCCTGGACGAGAAAGGGAACGAAAGCGCATTCTCGAACGAAGTCCAGGCGATGCCTCGCCTCCAGATCGGATGGGCGAACCTGCAATGGCCCCCATCGATTACCCACACCATCAGCGCAATCAACCGCACCCCGCTGATCTTCGGTCAGGTCTGGATCGATGGCGTTACCAACCGTCCGGGAGCGACGGAAGGATTGCGCGCGCAACTCGGGTATGGTCCACGCGACAGCGACCCGGCAGGCAACCCCGCATGGATCTGGATCGAGGCTGAGTTCAACGTCGATGCTGGCAACAACGACGAGTTCAAAGCCAGTCTGCTGCCTGATCAAACCGGAGATTTCGACTACGCTTATCGCTACAGCACGACCAATGGACGCGAATGGACCTATGCCGACCTGGACGGCATCGGCAACGGCTACAGCCCATCACAGGCGGGCAAACTCACGGTCGTCGCCAGCAGCGACACCACGCCGCCAGCGACGCCAACCGGTCTGACTGTCGTCACCGCTTCGCCAGCAGGCATTACCCTGCGCTGGAACGCGGTGACTGGCGATCCGACCCTCTACGGCTACGAAGTGCGTCGCAGCAGCGTGGCAGGCGGACCGTACACCACGATTGCGACGGTCACCGGCGTCGAGTACACCGACACGTCCATCACCCAGGGCGCAACCTACTACTACGTCGTTCGCGCGGTGGATACGTCGTTCAACCGCTCCGCCAATTCCGCCGAAGTCGCGGCGACCGCCGAACTGCGGACGGTGAGCGTCACATTTACCGTGACTATACCACCCACGACCCCGGCAGGCAGTACAGTCTACATCGCCGGGTTCCTCGACCGTCTCGACGGCAACCTGCCGCAGTGGAATCCCGGCGGCGTGGCGCTGACCCAGACCGGTCCGAACCAGTGGTCGATCACACTCACCGGTAAGGAGACAACCCAGATCGAGTACAAGTACACCCTTGGTTCGTGGGATTACGTCGAGAAGGGTGCGGCGTGCGACGAGATCGCCAACCGCCAGTTGACTCTCACCTATGGTGTGAGCGGTGTGCAGATCGTGAACGATAGCGTACCAAACTGGCGCAATGTTGCGCCGTGCGGCAACTGA
- a CDS encoding carboxypeptidase regulatory-like domain-containing protein: protein MLVVAHFRRLAGMLTFLSISLALLVLPSLVQSSSHDVIVTLDHDGTRITLTDGQRLIVKLEGHPATGYVWDSEQSSSLLQPLGDPVFEAPSPTGGETGAPALQVLTFLPVRAGEETLTLVYRRPWDRAVQRTFSIRVETLGRFTVLSPAAQPSSGSTPPPVVMGAQEGLPAAFNWCDQGACTPVKDQGVCGSCWAFATTGVVESALKRIDGVERDLSEQYLISAGTHGTCNGGGPAYDLFIGDLPAHQTEAGAVYESDLPYLGQDVPLTRALPHHERLLAWNQVFNADIATIKRIIYEHGPVSAYVCAGSRFMWYRSGVFETDESAACNGGINHAVVLVGWDDSRGSRGAWRLRNSWGSMWGEGGYMWIGYGVSGIGRRIDYAYYDRLAPGTSAISGQVTSLGSGIANVVVSDGVRSAFTDQYGMYVVKHVPPGTYTLTPSRSSLVFSPSSRTVTINAGRNLNRQDFAILPTYTVSGQVTDGAGNGIAGVTISDGTRSATTDAQGRYALTNVPQGGYWLTPSHNTYVFNPTQRWITVNGDLNGQDFVATCLSCTISGRVTDGAGNGIAGVTISNGTRSATTDAQGRYALNVPPGEYWLVPSRNGYTFNPERRRITVNRHLSGQDFTATLATYVIRGRVTDSAGNGIAGVTISDGTRSATTDAQGRYALTNVPQGGYWLTPSHNTYVFNPTQRWITVNGDLNGQDFTATLVTYVIRGRVTDSTGNGIAGVTISDGTRSATTDAQGRYALTNVPQGGYWLTPSHNTYVFNPTQRWITVNGDLNGQDFTATLVTYVIRGRVTDSTGNGIAGVTISDGTRSATTDAQGRYALTNVPQGGYWLTPSHNTYVFNPTQRWITVNGDLNGQDFVATCLSCTISGRVTDSAGNGIAGVTISNGTRSATTDAQGRYALNVPPGEYWLVPSRNGYTFNPERRRITVNRHLSGQDFTATLATYVIRGRVTDSAGNGIAGVTISDGTRSATTDAQGFYALSGVPAGAYTLTPSRDGYAFAPASRTVTVTGEVSGQDFTATLVTYAIRGRVTDGAGNGVAGVTISDGTRSATTDAQGFYALSGVPAGAYTLTPSRDGYAFAPASRTVTVTGDLSGQDFTATLVTYAIRGRVTDGAGNGVAGVTISDGTRSATTDAQGFYALSGVPAGAYTLTPSLDGYAFAPASRTVTVAGDLSGQDFTVSSSAGQYRVFLPLTVR, encoded by the coding sequence ATGCTCGTCGTCGCTCACTTCCGCAGACTGGCAGGCATGCTCACCTTCCTGAGCATCTCCCTCGCGCTACTCGTTCTTCCATCGCTGGTGCAATCATCGTCGCACGATGTCATCGTCACGCTGGATCATGATGGAACCAGGATTACCCTGACCGATGGGCAACGCCTGATCGTCAAACTGGAGGGACATCCCGCAACCGGCTACGTTTGGGATAGTGAACAATCGTCGTCGTTATTGCAACCGCTGGGCGACCCGGTATTCGAGGCGCCGTCTCCGACGGGAGGGGAAACGGGCGCACCGGCATTGCAGGTGTTGACGTTCCTGCCGGTACGCGCCGGGGAAGAGACGCTCACCCTGGTCTACCGCCGACCGTGGGATCGCGCTGTTCAGCGCACCTTCAGCATTCGGGTCGAAACCCTCGGTCGCTTCACCGTCCTGTCGCCTGCGGCGCAACCGTCATCCGGTTCCACACCTCCACCGGTGGTGATGGGGGCACAGGAGGGTTTGCCCGCAGCCTTCAACTGGTGTGATCAGGGCGCCTGCACGCCGGTGAAAGATCAGGGGGTATGCGGATCCTGCTGGGCATTCGCCACGACGGGGGTGGTCGAGTCCGCGCTCAAGCGCATCGATGGCGTCGAACGCGATCTGTCGGAGCAGTACCTGATCTCGGCGGGAACACACGGTACGTGTAATGGAGGGGGACCGGCATATGACCTGTTCATCGGTGATCTTCCAGCGCATCAAACAGAGGCGGGCGCCGTCTATGAAAGCGACCTTCCGTACCTTGGTCAGGATGTGCCGCTCACCCGCGCACTGCCCCACCACGAACGTCTCCTGGCGTGGAACCAGGTCTTCAATGCCGACATCGCTACCATCAAGCGCATCATCTATGAGCACGGTCCGGTGTCCGCCTATGTCTGCGCGGGTTCGCGCTTTATGTGGTACCGATCAGGAGTCTTCGAGACCGATGAGTCAGCCGCATGCAACGGAGGCATCAACCATGCAGTGGTGCTGGTGGGATGGGACGATAGCAGAGGCAGTCGGGGCGCGTGGCGTCTGCGCAACTCGTGGGGCAGCATGTGGGGTGAAGGCGGATATATGTGGATCGGCTACGGGGTGTCGGGTATCGGTCGACGGATCGACTATGCGTACTATGATCGCCTGGCGCCGGGCACGTCCGCGATTTCGGGACAGGTAACGTCGCTGGGGAGTGGCATAGCGAATGTTGTGGTGTCTGATGGCGTCCGGAGTGCATTCACCGATCAGTATGGCATGTACGTTGTGAAGCATGTTCCTCCGGGCACATATACCCTCACTCCATCGCGCAGCAGTCTCGTCTTTTCTCCATCCAGCCGCACGGTGACTATCAACGCGGGCAGAAATCTGAATCGGCAGGACTTTGCGATCCTTCCAACCTACACCGTCAGCGGGCAGGTGACCGATGGCGCAGGGAACGGCATCGCAGGCGTGACCATCTCTGATGGAACGCGCAGCGCCACAACTGATGCCCAGGGGCGCTATGCTCTGACGAATGTGCCGCAAGGCGGGTATTGGCTCACTCCATCCCACAATACCTATGTGTTCAATCCGACTCAACGCTGGATCACGGTTAATGGCGATCTCAACGGGCAGGATTTTGTCGCAACCTGTCTCTCCTGCACCATCAGCGGGCGGGTGACCGATGGCGCCGGAAACGGCATCGCAGGCGTTACCATCTCTAATGGGACGCGCAGCGCCACGACCGATGCCCAGGGGCGCTATGCCTTGAACGTACCGCCGGGCGAGTATTGGCTCGTGCCGTCTCGCAACGGCTACACGTTCAATCCAGAGCGGCGCCGGATTACAGTCAACCGCCATCTGAGCGGGCAGGATTTCACGGCGACCCTTGCGACCTATGTCATTCGCGGGCGGGTGACCGATAGCGCAGGGAACGGCATCGCAGGCGTGACCATCTCCGATGGAACGCGCAGCGCCACGACCGATGCCCAGGGGCGCTATGCTCTGACGAATGTGCCGCAAGGCGGGTATTGGCTCACTCCATCCCACAATACCTATGTGTTCAATCCGACTCAACGCTGGATCACGGTTAATGGCGATCTCAACGGACAGGATTTCACGGCGACCCTCGTGACCTATGTCATTCGCGGGCGGGTGACCGATAGCACAGGGAACGGCATCGCAGGCGTGACCATCTCTGATGGAACGCGCAGCGCCACAACTGATGCCCAGGGGCGCTATGCTCTGACGAATGTGCCGCAAGGCGGGTATTGGCTCACTCCATCCCACAATACCTATGTGTTCAATCCGACTCAACGCTGGATCACGGTTAATGGCGATCTCAACGGACAGGATTTCACGGCGACCCTCGTGACCTATGTCATTCGCGGGCGGGTGACCGATAGCACAGGGAACGGCATCGCAGGCGTGACCATCTCTGATGGAACGCGCAGCGCCACAACTGATGCCCAGGGGCGCTATGCTCTGACGAATGTGCCGCAAGGCGGGTATTGGCTCACTCCATCCCACAATACCTATGTGTTCAATCCGACTCAACGCTGGATCACGGTTAATGGCGATCTCAACGGGCAGGATTTTGTCGCAACCTGTCTCTCCTGCACCATCAGCGGGCGGGTGACCGATAGCGCCGGAAACGGCATCGCAGGCGTTACCATCTCTAATGGGACGCGCAGCGCCACGACCGATGCCCAGGGGCGCTATGCCTTGAACGTACCGCCGGGCGAGTATTGGCTCGTGCCGTCTCGCAACGGCTACACGTTCAATCCAGAGCGGCGCCGGATTACAGTCAACCGCCATCTGAGCGGGCAGGATTTCACGGCGACCCTTGCGACCTATGTCATTCGCGGGCGGGTGACCGATAGCGCCGGAAACGGCATCGCAGGCGTGACCATCTCCGATGGAACGCGCAGCGCCACGACCGATGCGCAGGGCTTCTACGCGCTGAGCGGCGTCCCGGCGGGCGCATACACGCTCACTCCATCCCGCGACGGGTACGCTTTCGCGCCCGCCTCGCGCACCGTGACGGTCACCGGCGAAGTGAGCGGGCAGGATTTCACGGCGACCCTCGTGACCTACGCGATTCGCGGGCGGGTAACCGACGGCGCGGGGAACGGCGTGGCAGGGGTGACCATCTCTGACGGCACGCGCAGCGCCACGACCGATGCGCAGGGCTTCTACGCGCTGAGCGGCGTCCCAGCGGGCGCATACACGCTCACTCCATCCCGCGACGGGTACGCCTTTGCGCCCGCCTCGCGCACTGTGACGGTCACCGGCGACCTGAGCGGGCAGGATTTCACGGCGACCCTCGTGACCTACGCGATTCGCGGGCGGGTAACCGACGGCGCGGGGAACGGCGTGGCAGGGGTGACCATCTCTGACGGCACGCGCAGCGCCACGACCGATGCGCAGGGCTTCTACGCGCTGAGCGGCGTCCCGGCGGGCGCATACACGCTTACCCCTTCGCTTGACGGGTACGCCTTCGCGCCCGCCTCGCGCACCGTGACGGTCGCTGGCGATCTGAGCGGGCAGGATTTCACGGTCTCTTCTTCAGCCGGGCAGTACCGGGTATTCCTGCCGCTGACCGTTCGCTAG
- a CDS encoding nucleoside phosphorylase, protein MTAHDRLYHIGFGRHDLGDNPPRIALLSGDPERARLIAHTALSNARTLSEHRGLHSYVGTLPNGAPLLSATSGMGAPSLSIVVNELVQVGIRTIIRVGTSGSIQAHIPPGSIVISSAALCRQGAADDIAPREFPAAADPFVTVALAEAARAAGIEHYVGVTASVDTFYEGQERTESANPHLLRWLRGITDEYRRLNVLNYEMEAGTLFKMGLVYGFAAGCVCGIVAQRTAGEAIVLEQKAVAVERAIAVAVRAAMTLAVGVQ, encoded by the coding sequence ATGACCGCCCATGATCGCCTGTACCACATTGGTTTCGGTCGCCACGACCTGGGAGACAACCCGCCGCGCATCGCGCTGCTGAGCGGCGACCCGGAGCGCGCGCGTTTGATTGCACATACGGCATTAAGTAATGCGCGCACGCTTTCGGAACACCGCGGGCTGCACAGTTATGTTGGAACATTGCCCAACGGTGCGCCGCTCCTCTCCGCCACGAGCGGCATGGGCGCCCCTTCGCTCAGTATCGTCGTGAACGAACTGGTGCAGGTCGGCATCCGCACCATCATTCGTGTTGGCACCAGCGGTTCGATTCAAGCGCATATTCCGCCCGGCAGCATCGTTATTTCCAGTGCAGCGCTGTGTCGTCAGGGCGCAGCCGACGACATCGCGCCGCGTGAGTTCCCTGCCGCCGCCGATCCATTCGTGACTGTCGCACTTGCCGAAGCCGCGCGCGCCGCAGGGATCGAGCACTATGTCGGCGTGACAGCATCGGTGGACACCTTCTACGAAGGTCAGGAGCGCACCGAATCGGCGAACCCGCATCTGCTGCGCTGGTTGCGCGGCATCACCGATGAATACCGACGCCTGAACGTGTTGAACTACGAAATGGAAGCCGGAACGCTTTTCAAAATGGGACTGGTCTACGGATTTGCCGCCGGCTGCGTGTGTGGCATCGTTGCACAGCGTACTGCCGGTGAAGCGATCGTTCTCGAACAGAAAGCGGTCGCCGTCGAGCGCGCAATTGCAGTTGCAGTGCGCGCCGCGATGACCCTTGCCGTCGGAGTGCAATAG
- a CDS encoding PspC domain-containing protein — protein sequence MSGQLARSKSDRMIAGVCGGLANYFNIDPVIVRLVFVVAVLFGGISPLVYIILWIVMPEESAIRAQPTLPQHPRPVEEWKYDPYTGEPIRREP from the coding sequence ATGAGCGGACAATTGGCGCGCAGCAAAAGTGATCGGATGATCGCTGGCGTATGTGGCGGGCTGGCAAACTACTTCAATATCGATCCGGTGATCGTGCGGCTGGTGTTTGTGGTAGCAGTGCTCTTCGGTGGAATCAGCCCGCTGGTCTACATCATTCTGTGGATCGTCATGCCGGAGGAGAGCGCAATCCGGGCGCAGCCGACACTTCCGCAGCACCCACGCCCGGTTGAGGAGTGGAAATACGATCCGTACACCGGTGAGCCGATCCGTCGCGAACCGTAA